CCGGCTTCGGGACGACGGCCTCGCTGATCGGCCGCCCCGACGTGGGCCTGCTCACCGGCGCGGAGATGGTCGACAACGCCCGCCGGGTCGCCGCCGCCGTGGACGTCCCGGTGATCGCCGACGCCGACACCGGGTACGGCAACGCGCTCAACGTCGTCCGCACGGTGCAGCTGTACGAGCAGGCCGGGGTCGCCGGCATCCAGCTCGAAGACCAGGTGACGCCCAAGCGGTGCGGGCACATGAGCGGCAAGGCGCTGGTCGAGGCCGGCGAGATGGCCGGCAAGGTGCGCGCCGCGGTGGCCGCGCGGCGCGACCCCGACCTGGTCGTCATCGCCCGCACCGACGCGGTCGCGGTCGGCGGGGTGGACGACGCCCTGGAGCGGGCCCGGGCCTACGCCGACGCGGGCGCCGACCTGCTGTTCGTGGAGGCCCCCACCACGGAGGCCGACGTGGAGAAGGTGGCGACGGCGCTCGACGGCGTCGCGCCGCTGGTGTTCAACTGGGCCGAGGGCGGCCGCACCCCGCCGCTGTCCCTGCAGCGGATGGCCGAGCTCGGCTTCGCGCTGGTCATCTACCCGATCGGCACGCTGCTGGCCGCCACGGCGGGCATCCGCGCGCTGCTGGCCGCGCTGCACCGCGACGGCGTCCCCCCGCTGGAGGGGCTGCCGTCCTTCGAGGAGTTCACCGACCTCGTCGGGCTGCCGGAGGTGCGACGGCTGGAGCAGCGCTTCGGCGGCTGAGGAGGGACCGGGACGGGGCGCCCCGCACCGCCGCGGCGGTGCGGGGCGCCCCGGTGCTGCCCGTGCGGTCAGGCGATGGAGCGCACGTTCGAGCGGTCGGCGGCGGAGCTGGTGCCGGCCGCGGCGTCGGTGTCCACGATCGCGCGCAGGAACAGCCCGCCCTGCAGCTTGACCAGCCGGGACGTCAGCGTGGCGACGTAGCGGACACCCACGCGCGGGTCGAGCACCGTCCGCGGCGAGACGTCCAGCGCGGCCTGCTTGACCTTGGCGACCAGCTCCGCGGGGCTGGGCTGGTACAGCCAGGC
This window of the Geodermatophilus sp. DSM 44513 genome carries:
- a CDS encoding oxaloacetate decarboxylase; this translates as MGDLLGGVPAPRARLRELLAAPEPLLVPGAYDALSARLVEQAGFGAVYMTGFGTTASLIGRPDVGLLTGAEMVDNARRVAAAVDVPVIADADTGYGNALNVVRTVQLYEQAGVAGIQLEDQVTPKRCGHMSGKALVEAGEMAGKVRAAVAARRDPDLVVIARTDAVAVGGVDDALERARAYADAGADLLFVEAPTTEADVEKVATALDGVAPLVFNWAEGGRTPPLSLQRMAELGFALVIYPIGTLLAATAGIRALLAALHRDGVPPLEGLPSFEEFTDLVGLPEVRRLEQRFGG